A region from the Micrococcus cohnii genome encodes:
- a CDS encoding aminotransferase class IV, with amino-acid sequence MTDHACGPLAPCLVMLTPADGTGSAWTVAEADPRQPQILVTDQGLTRGDGLFETALAVPDDAGHLRVRKLEAHLQRLAGSAAALRLPVPGADDWRAAIETALRGFAAHARAAGSLDARGVVRLTATRGPEPAEERPGGASAWVLVSPAPAPDPELRDRGLDALLLNRGLDSRSAERAPWLLTEAKTLSYAINMAALRHAREQGADDVVFVSADGQLLEGPTSTMLLARRDRQGRRELVTPLRRQGILAGTSQAVVFAGAEAAGWRLGYGPLVPADLLGGQDARVEGVWLVSSVRGLMPVRSLRGEGVDIPQLPVDAELTATLEGYLRQDLPAGPHGSASG; translated from the coding sequence ATGACCGACCATGCCTGCGGCCCGCTGGCCCCCTGTCTCGTGATGCTCACCCCCGCCGACGGCACCGGCTCGGCCTGGACCGTCGCGGAGGCGGACCCGAGGCAACCGCAGATCCTGGTGACCGATCAGGGGCTCACCCGCGGCGACGGCCTGTTCGAAACGGCCCTGGCCGTGCCGGACGACGCCGGCCACTTGCGCGTGCGCAAGCTCGAGGCCCATCTGCAGCGGTTGGCCGGCTCCGCCGCGGCCCTGCGCCTGCCGGTGCCCGGTGCCGACGACTGGCGGGCGGCGATCGAGACGGCCCTGCGCGGCTTCGCCGCGCACGCCCGCGCAGCCGGGTCCCTCGATGCCCGCGGCGTCGTGCGCCTGACGGCCACGCGCGGCCCGGAGCCGGCCGAGGAACGACCCGGCGGTGCCTCGGCGTGGGTGCTCGTCTCCCCTGCCCCGGCCCCGGACCCGGAGCTGCGGGACCGCGGCCTCGACGCGCTGCTGCTCAACCGCGGCCTGGACTCCCGCTCCGCCGAGCGCGCCCCCTGGCTGCTCACTGAGGCGAAGACGCTCAGCTACGCGATCAACATGGCCGCCCTGCGCCACGCCCGCGAGCAGGGCGCGGACGACGTCGTGTTCGTCTCCGCAGACGGCCAGCTGCTGGAGGGACCGACCTCCACGATGCTCTTGGCCCGTCGCGACCGGCAGGGTCGTCGCGAACTCGTGACGCCGCTGCGCCGGCAGGGCATTCTCGCCGGCACCTCGCAGGCGGTGGTCTTCGCCGGTGCCGAGGCCGCCGGATGGCGGCTCGGCTACGGCCCCCTCGTGCCCGCCGACCTCCTCGGCGGCCAGGACGCCCGGGTCGAGGGAGTCTGGCTCGTCTCCTCGGTGCGCGGCCTCATGCCCGTGCGCTCGCTGCGCGGTGAGGGCGTCGATATCCCGCAGCTTCCGGTCGACGCGGAGCTGACCGCCACCCTGGAGGGGTATCTGCGGCAGGACCTGCCGGCCGGACCGCACGGCAGCGCATCGGGCTGA
- a CDS encoding DUF4235 domain-containing protein codes for MNTILHNLLATGIKIGGGIVGTKLVSGGWKLATGHSAPKDATDETLPIVEALAFAFVSAGIGALLKVAGQRGAGKAIGKIEAKTGRNIDNEV; via the coding sequence GTGAACACCATCCTGCACAACCTCCTGGCCACCGGCATCAAGATCGGCGGCGGCATCGTCGGCACCAAGCTCGTCTCCGGCGGCTGGAAGCTCGCTACGGGCCACTCGGCCCCGAAGGACGCCACCGACGAGACCCTGCCGATCGTCGAGGCCCTGGCCTTCGCCTTCGTCTCCGCCGGCATCGGCGCCCTGCTCAAGGTGGCGGGCCAGCGCGGCGCCGGCAAGGCGATCGGCAAGATCGAGGCCAAGACCGGCCGGAACATCGACAACGAGGTCTGA
- the mnhG gene encoding monovalent cation/H(+) antiporter subunit G translates to MAELDLVWDVVSAVLLIGGCLLSLIAGVGLMVLPDLLTRMHAAAKPQVLGLLLLLAGLAVQWRAWPWLPVLVLAWVLQALTGPVAAHLIARAGYRTKHVRRERLHRDELADVVRTGRHGEHD, encoded by the coding sequence GTGTCCGCGGTGCTGCTGATCGGCGGCTGTCTGCTCTCGCTGATCGCCGGCGTGGGGCTGATGGTGCTGCCGGATCTGCTCACCCGGATGCACGCGGCCGCGAAGCCCCAGGTGCTCGGGCTGCTCCTGCTGCTGGCCGGCCTGGCCGTGCAGTGGCGGGCGTGGCCGTGGCTGCCGGTGCTGGTGCTGGCGTGGGTGCTGCAGGCCCTCACCGGTCCGGTGGCGGCGCATCTGATCGCTCGCGCGGGGTATCGCACCAAGCACGTGCGGCGCGAGCGGCTGCATCGGGACGAGCTGGCCGACGTCGTGCGCACCGGCCGACACGGGGAACACGACTGA